A region of Candidatus Eisenbacteria bacterium DNA encodes the following proteins:
- the dut gene encoding dUTP diphosphatase: protein MTFDVRPTSADRVRVRVQRLSHAADLPLPSYASPGAAGLDVRAALGEPIEIASSGIARIPTGLVVEIPAGFELQIRPRSGIAARHGVTLANAPATIDSDYRGEILVALINHGPSPFTVARGDRIAQLVLARVPVVEWDEVNELSETARGAGGFGHTGVA from the coding sequence ATGACATTCGACGTTCGTCCCACGAGCGCCGACCGCGTGCGCGTCCGAGTCCAGCGTCTCTCACACGCGGCGGATCTTCCGTTGCCCAGCTATGCGTCACCCGGCGCCGCGGGCCTCGACGTGAGGGCCGCGCTGGGCGAGCCGATCGAGATCGCGTCGAGCGGCATTGCGCGCATTCCCACCGGATTGGTGGTCGAGATCCCGGCCGGCTTCGAGCTGCAGATCCGCCCGCGCTCGGGGATCGCCGCGCGGCATGGCGTCACGCTGGCCAATGCTCCAGCCACGATCGACTCCGACTACCGCGGCGAGATCCTGGTGGCGCTCATCAACCACGGGCCATCGCCGTTCACGGTCGCGCGCGGAGACCGCATCGCGCAGCTGGTGCTGGCGCGGGTGCCCGTGGTCGAGTGGGACGAAGTGAACGAGCTCTCCGAGACCGCCCGGGGCGCGGGCGGCTTCGGTCACACGGGAGTGGCTTGA
- a CDS encoding MFS transporter, producing MTAAPRASALVALRHRDFRLLWGSQLISMAGSMMQSAAILWHVSLLVPESHRGLALGMVGLVRVLPIIGLSVVAGVVADAMDRRRLMLVTQAGMALSAALLAAVTYASVTSVWPVYLLAACSAAFGSFDGPARQSLIPNLVPREDLPNAIALNTIMFQTASVLGPAAGGLVIATLGVAWAYALNAVSFLFVIGALVMMRGPERREHDRSPRISMAAALEGLRFVFGAPLIRSTMLLDFFATFFASATALLPIFAQDILKVGARGYGLLTAAPSVGAMLTSLALVPLMDKIERRGAVMLWSVAGYGLATVLFGWSQDFWLTFLCLALTGATDTVSMVIRNVIRQLNTPDAMRGRMTGVNMAFFMGGPQLGELEAGLVAQGFGARASVVSGGLACLLATAWVAWRTPPLRRYRRDP from the coding sequence GTGACCGCCGCGCCAAGAGCCTCCGCCCTGGTGGCGCTGCGCCATCGTGACTTCCGCCTCCTGTGGGGAAGCCAGCTGATCTCGATGGCCGGCTCGATGATGCAGTCGGCCGCGATCCTCTGGCACGTGTCCCTGCTGGTTCCGGAGTCGCACCGGGGTCTGGCGCTCGGGATGGTGGGGCTCGTGCGAGTGCTCCCGATCATCGGTCTCTCGGTGGTGGCCGGTGTGGTCGCCGACGCCATGGACCGGCGCCGCCTCATGCTCGTCACCCAGGCGGGGATGGCCCTGTCCGCGGCCTTGCTCGCGGCAGTCACGTACGCCTCTGTGACCAGCGTGTGGCCGGTCTATCTGCTCGCGGCCTGCAGCGCGGCCTTCGGCTCGTTCGACGGCCCGGCGAGGCAATCGCTGATCCCGAATCTCGTCCCGCGCGAGGATCTGCCGAACGCGATCGCGCTCAACACCATCATGTTCCAGACCGCATCGGTGCTCGGTCCCGCGGCCGGCGGTCTGGTCATCGCGACGCTCGGCGTGGCATGGGCGTATGCGCTCAACGCCGTGTCGTTCCTGTTCGTGATCGGCGCGCTGGTGATGATGCGCGGTCCGGAACGCCGCGAGCACGACAGAAGCCCGCGCATCAGCATGGCCGCGGCGCTCGAGGGTCTTCGCTTCGTGTTCGGCGCGCCGCTCATTCGCTCGACCATGCTGCTGGACTTCTTCGCCACCTTCTTCGCCTCGGCGACCGCGCTCTTGCCGATCTTCGCCCAGGACATCCTGAAGGTCGGGGCGCGCGGCTACGGGCTGCTGACGGCCGCGCCATCGGTGGGAGCGATGCTGACCAGCCTCGCCCTCGTGCCGCTGATGGACAAGATCGAGCGCCGCGGCGCCGTCATGCTCTGGTCGGTCGCCGGCTACGGATTGGCCACCGTGTTGTTCGGTTGGTCTCAGGACTTCTGGCTCACGTTTCTCTGCCTGGCGCTGACCGGGGCGACCGACACGGTCAGCATGGTGATCCGCAACGTCATCCGCCAGCTCAACACTCCGGATGCCATGCGGGGAAGGATGACCGGCGTGAACATGGCGTTCTTCATGGGCGGTCCGCAGCTCGGGGAGCTCGAGGCGGGGCTCGTCGCGCAGGGCTTCGGCGCGCGCGCTTCGGTGGTGAGCGGAGGGCTCGCCTGCCTGCTGGCGACCGCGTGGGTCGCCTGGCGAACGCCGCCCCTGCGGCGCTACCGGCGTGACCCGTAG
- a CDS encoding SPOR domain-containing protein: METPDPPDQPPPTYMSPKLREKLYDQPGRLGRDSSHDQPPSWMGPVILGLLAVAVVLVGMGIMRSNAERKRLAVIARADSLRNARTADSLAVIMRDSLRADSIRTAALPKPTPRPSAAPASAPSAGGATAAAPPPAETRKYGLIVGEFIDEARANEVKDQLASSTSLPGRVISVDNGNAFRVILGSFDGRAAADRAAGDLSSKGLVSEARVTALPK; encoded by the coding sequence ATGGAAACGCCCGATCCGCCCGACCAGCCGCCTCCCACCTACATGTCGCCGAAGCTGCGCGAGAAGCTCTACGACCAGCCCGGCCGCCTGGGTCGAGACTCCAGTCACGACCAGCCCCCCTCGTGGATGGGGCCGGTGATCCTCGGCTTGCTGGCCGTGGCCGTGGTGTTGGTCGGCATGGGCATCATGCGGTCGAACGCGGAGAGGAAGCGCCTGGCCGTGATCGCACGCGCGGACTCGCTGCGCAACGCGCGAACCGCCGACAGCCTTGCCGTGATCATGCGCGACTCGCTGCGCGCCGACAGCATCCGCACCGCCGCGCTGCCGAAGCCCACACCCAGACCCTCCGCGGCGCCCGCGTCCGCCCCGAGCGCCGGTGGCGCGACCGCGGCTGCCCCGCCGCCTGCAGAGACCCGGAAGTACGGCCTCATCGTCGGCGAGTTCATCGATGAGGCGCGCGCCAACGAGGTGAAGGATCAGCTGGCGTCCAGCACGTCACTTCCGGGACGCGTCATCTCCGTGGACAACGGCAATGCCTTCCGCGTCATCCTCGGATCGTTCGACGGCCGGGCCGCGGCCGACAGGGCCGCCGGGGACCTCAGCAGCAAGGGCCTCGTCAGCGAGGCGCGCGTCACCGCGCTGCCCAAGTAG